From the genome of Bacteroidota bacterium, one region includes:
- a CDS encoding IS1595 family transposase — MNLFEFTNRFPDESACIAYFKETRDKLEVVCTKCGHSEHYWKKDRMSYQCKDCDKRITLRSSTVLENSNLPYILWFKAIHLLTTTKKTFSALEVQRQLNHNSYEAIWKMLHKIREAMGRRDSRYNLSEYIELDDGFFETVDKETKEEVRKRGRGSQKQSKVLVLIESIPVLPEQKASKYKHKPDRKVGHVKMIVMENLQGKNINDKMKDQVSKDTSAISDAYKGYNKLEEVLKSHKVVNTSEIKEAHKVLPWVHSAIGNAKKVLQGLHHSIGKDYLQNYLDEFCYKYNRRYFGDKLFDRLLIAYIEFE; from the coding sequence ATGAACCTATTTGAATTTACTAACAGATTTCCTGATGAATCTGCTTGCATTGCATACTTCAAGGAAACTCGCGACAAATTGGAAGTTGTGTGTACGAAATGTGGACATTCGGAACATTATTGGAAAAAGGACAGGATGTCGTATCAATGTAAGGATTGTGATAAACGAATTACTTTACGGAGCAGTACTGTTTTAGAAAATAGCAACTTGCCATATATTCTTTGGTTTAAGGCTATTCATTTGTTGACAACGACCAAGAAAACATTTTCAGCACTTGAAGTGCAAAGACAACTAAACCATAATTCTTATGAAGCAATATGGAAAATGCTTCATAAAATCAGAGAAGCAATGGGTAGACGGGATTCACGATATAACCTTAGCGAATATATCGAACTTGATGACGGCTTTTTTGAAACAGTTGACAAAGAAACCAAAGAGGAAGTCCGCAAGCGTGGCAGGGGAAGTCAAAAGCAGTCTAAGGTATTGGTGTTAATTGAATCTATCCCAGTTTTACCGGAGCAAAAAGCAAGCAAATACAAGCATAAGCCTGACAGAAAAGTAGGCCACGTAAAAATGATTGTAATGGAAAACCTTCAAGGCAAAAATATTAATGATAAAATGAAAGATCAGGTAAGCAAGGATACTTCAGCAATTTCTGATGCCTATAAAGGGTATAATAAACTTGAGGAAGTATTAAAATCCCATAAAGTAGTAAACACTTCAGAAATAAAGGAGGCACATAAGGTGTTGCCTTGGGTACATAGTGCTATAGGAAATGCAAAAAAAGTTCTTCAAGGACTTCATCATAGCATAGGTAAAGATTATCTTCAAAATTATTTAGACGAATTCTGTTATAAGTATAATCGACGCTACTTTGGAGACAAACTATTTGACAGGTTGTTGATAGCGTATATTGAATTTGAATAG
- a CDS encoding C-type lectin domain-containing protein — translation MKTFSDAAAYAVERGGYLVEINSLEEQNTVFDAIINGAVVSPNYITISNGGGIAYVWIGATDNFAEGTWLWDGDYNNVGNHFWTGEGANGLNGV, via the coding sequence TTGAAAACCTTTAGCGATGCTGCTGCATATGCAGTTGAACGTGGAGGATACCTTGTTGAAATAAATAGCTTAGAGGAACAAAATACTGTTTTCGATGCCATAATAAATGGCGCCGTAGTTTCACCAAACTACATAACCATCAGCAATGGAGGAGGTATTGCCTACGTATGGATTGGAGCTACCGACAATTTTGCAGAGGGCACATGGCTTTGGGATGGCGATTATAATAATGTAGGAAATCACTTCTGGACTGGAGAAGGTGCAAACGGATTGAATGGCGTATGA
- a CDS encoding T9SS type A sorting domain-containing protein — MGLTGWPSGTTNLGAPGEWNDIVDISEVYYVIEYDSISSFVNSVIENKTLIYPNPTTGILFVEGKNIQTIEIFDITDRKILSSEKQTLNLNRFEKGLYFVNIMFNNQSKVTRKIILE, encoded by the coding sequence ATGGGTCTTACTGGCTGGCCATCAGGGACAACAAATCTTGGAGCTCCAGGCGAATGGAACGATATTGTTGACATTAGCGAAGTTTACTATGTAATTGAATATGATAGTATATCCTCCTTTGTAAATTCCGTTATTGAAAATAAAACTCTCATTTATCCAAACCCTACAACTGGAATTTTATTTGTTGAAGGAAAAAATATTCAAACTATCGAAATTTTTGATATTACAGATAGGAAGATTCTAAGTTCCGAAAAACAAACTCTGAACCTGAACAGATTCGAAAAAGGTCTATATTTCGTAAATATAATGTTTAACAACCAATCGAAAGTTACTCGCAAAATAATCCTAGAATAA